A genomic window from Vitis riparia cultivar Riparia Gloire de Montpellier isolate 1030 chromosome 16, EGFV_Vit.rip_1.0, whole genome shotgun sequence includes:
- the LOC117933529 gene encoding uncharacterized protein LOC117933529, producing the protein MKPRTNGVPRAQNSRNFQGEGPNWVLLAGGALLSTLSIRLGYKLKQALDTKQQENASSGKSADRNKSGACRLHSNAYSFTREDNSCFHCVSGSEGIVDVNHHQPNGQILTESDVALPLVMVPAPEYTKENGVVWASSPERLELPPKPFHHSNCSDSPCVSESGSDIFSKREVIQKLRQQLKKRDDMILEMQDQIMELQNSLSSQLSHSSHLQVQLDAANRDLFDSEREIQRLRKAIADHCVGHVGFNENPSPAMTCPSEPRNGHANGYLNGDTNLESPEKGRGDSERIEMLRREVGELREVIEGKEYLLQSYKEQKVELSMKIKELQQRLDSQLPNIL; encoded by the exons ATGAAACCAAGAACAAATGGGGTACCTAGAGCTCAAAACTCCAGAAATTTTCAGGGTGAAGGACCAAATTGGGTCCTTCTTGCAGGGGGTGCTTTGTTAAGTACGCTATCCATTCGTCTTGGCTACAAGCTGAAGCAGGCTCTGGACACAAAGCAACAGGAGAATGCAA GTAGTGGGAAATCTGCTGACAGAAATAAGTCGGGAGCTTGTCGTTTGCATTCAAATGCATATTCTTTTACCCGAGAGGATAATAGTTGCTTCCATTGTGTTTCAG GATCTGAAGGCATCGTGGATGTTAATCACCACCAGCCCAATGGCCAAATACTGACAGAGTCTGATGTAGCTCTCCCTTTGGTGATGGTGCCTGCCCCTGAATATACCAAAGAGAACGGTGTTGTCTGGGCATCCTCCCCTGAGCGCCTTGAGCTGCCTCCAAAGCCGTTCCACCACTCAAACTGCTCAGACTCGCCATGTGTCTCAGAATCTGGCTCTGACATCTTCAGTAAGCGGGAAGTGATACAAAAGCTGAGGCAGCAATTGAAGAAAAGAGACGACATGATACTGGAGATGCAGGATCAAATCATGGAATTGCAGAACTCATTGAGCTCTCAGCTGTCCCATTCCTCACATCTGCAGGTGCAGCTTGATGCTGCAAACAGGGATCTGTTTGATTCTGAGAGAGAAATCCAGAGGCTGAGAAAGGCAATTGCAGATCACTGTGTTGGCCATGTGGGCTTCAATGAAAACCCCTCACCAGCCATGACCTGCCCATCTGAACCAAGAAATGGCCATGCAAATGGGTATCTCAACGGAGACACCAACCTGGAGTCACCAGAAAAAGGAAGAGGAGACAGTGAGAGGATTGAGATGCTGAGAAGGGAAGTCGGAGAGTTGAGGGAAGTGATAGAAGGAAAGGAGTACCTGCTGCAGAGCTACAAGGAGCAGAAGGTGGAGCTCTCCATGAAGATCAAAGAGTTGCAGCAGAGACTAGACTCTCAGCTACCAAATATTTTGTAG
- the LOC117932870 gene encoding probable tocopherol O-methyltransferase, chloroplastic: MAIIPASCKCHLLPLLQPPQRLPSPPYAWPRPAVTAPISRRFARLTAAAISTMSPEDASLKKGIAELYDQSSGLWEDIWGDHMHHGFYEPDSAASDADHRFAQIRMIEESLRFAGVSEEGEKRPKRVVDVGCGIGGSSRYLAKKYGASCQGITLSPLQAQRAQTLAASQGLADKVSFQVADALDQPFPDGQFDLVWSMESGEHMPDKKKFVSELARVAAPGGTIILVTWCHRDLSPSEESLKPEEKALLDKICSAYYLPDWCSTTDYVKLLESLSLQDIKAADWSDYVAPFWPAVIRSALTFKGFISLLRSGWKTIRGALVMPLMIRGYKMGLIKFAIITCRKPE, from the exons ATGGCAATCATTCCTGCGTCCTGCAAGTGCCACCTGTTACCGCTGCTGCAGCCACCCCAGCGCCTCCCTTCTCCGCCCTACGCGTGGCCTCGACCTGCGGTGACTGCGCCGATTTCGCGGAGATTCGCACGTTTGACGGCGGCGGCTATATCCACGATGTCGCCGGAGGACGCGTCGCTGAAGAAGGGCATAGCGGAGCTTTACGACCAGTCTTCCGGCTTGTGGGAGGACATCTGGGGTGACCACATGCACCACGGCTTCTACGAGCCGGACTCCGCCGCTTCAGATGCCGACCACCGGTTCGCTCAGATCCGAATGATCGAAGAGAGCCTCCGGTTCGCCGGAGTTTCCG AGGAGGGAGAGAAGAGGCCAAAGAGAGTGGTGGATGTGGGCTGTGGGATTGGAGGGAGCTCAAGGTACTTGGCTAAGAAGTATGGGGCCAGTTGCCAAGGGATTACTCTCAGTCCCCTCCAAGCTCAAAGGGCTCAGACTCTTGCTGCATCCCAAGGTTTGGCTGACAAG GTATCTTTCCAAGTTGCAGATGCTCTGGATCAACCGTTTCCTGATGGACAATTTGATCTGGTTTGGTCCATGGAGAGTGGAGAACACATGCCTGACAAAAAAAAG TTTGTTAGTGAGTTGGCTCGAGTTGCAGCCCCAGGTGGCACGATAATACTTGTAACATGGTGCCATAGGGATCTCTCCCCTTCTGAAGAATCCTTAAAGCCAGAGGAGAAAGCACTCTTGGACAAGATTTGCAGTGCTTATTATCTTCCAGATTGGTGTTCTACTACTGATTATGTCAAATTACTCGAGTCTCTATCTCTTCAG GATATCAAGGCTGCAGATTGGTCTGATTATGTTGCACCCTTTTGGCCAGCAGTGATACGCTCTGCTTTGACTTTCAAGGGCTTCATATCACTGTTACGCAGTG GATGGAAAACCATAAGAGGAGCATTGGTGATGCCATTGATGATCCGAGGGTACAAGATGGGCCTGATTAAGTTTGCTATCATTACATGTCGAAAGCCCGAATGA